One segment of Microbacterium arborescens DNA contains the following:
- a CDS encoding alpha-N-arabinofuranosidase, with protein MPRARIVLDRDFTVADVPRRLFGSFVEHMGRCVYTGIYEPGHPQADDRGFRRDVLSLVKELGATVVRYPGGNFVSGYNWEDGVGPVADRPHRLDGAWHTVETNAFGLHEFVDWAREAQVEVMEAVNLGTRGVDEARALVEYANHAGGTYWSDLRRRNGAADPFDIRLWCLGNELDGPWQIGHKTAHEYGRLAQETAKAMRLVDPDIELVAVGSSNRQMPTFGTWEHTVLTHAYDEVDYISMHAYYQEDGGDAASFLAEAVDMDAFIDGVVSTIDAVKAAGKHRKQVDISFDEWNVWYQRGLDTEDQPHIVSASKEWRAHPRLIEDTYNVTDAVVVGTFLHSLLRHGDRVRIANQAQLVNVIAPIRSEEGGPAWRQSIFWPFARMSQLAQGRVLRLAIDSDQTPTAKFGDVDVVDAAATWDESTGRVALFVANRSLDAETEVSLELRGLGASSVVSAEVLTVPQGGDRRSANTEADQDDVGLVPLRGVGLDDGTLRATLPALSWAVIVLDTARA; from the coding sequence ATGCCCCGCGCCCGCATCGTCCTCGATCGCGACTTCACCGTGGCCGACGTGCCGCGCCGTCTCTTCGGCTCGTTCGTCGAGCACATGGGCCGCTGCGTCTACACCGGCATCTACGAGCCCGGCCACCCGCAGGCCGACGATCGCGGCTTCCGTCGCGATGTGCTCTCGCTCGTGAAGGAGCTCGGCGCCACGGTCGTCCGCTATCCCGGAGGCAACTTCGTGTCGGGTTACAACTGGGAGGACGGCGTCGGCCCGGTCGCCGACCGTCCGCACCGGCTCGACGGCGCCTGGCACACCGTCGAGACCAACGCGTTCGGGCTGCACGAGTTCGTCGACTGGGCCCGCGAGGCCCAGGTCGAGGTCATGGAGGCGGTGAACCTCGGCACCCGCGGCGTCGACGAGGCGCGCGCCCTCGTCGAGTACGCCAATCACGCGGGCGGGACGTACTGGTCCGACCTGCGTCGCCGCAACGGCGCCGCAGACCCGTTCGACATCCGGCTGTGGTGCCTCGGCAACGAGCTCGACGGACCGTGGCAGATCGGTCACAAGACCGCCCACGAGTACGGCCGACTCGCGCAGGAGACGGCGAAGGCGATGCGCCTGGTCGACCCCGACATCGAGCTCGTCGCGGTGGGGTCGTCGAATCGGCAGATGCCGACCTTCGGCACGTGGGAGCACACGGTGCTCACCCACGCGTACGACGAGGTCGACTACATCTCGATGCACGCCTACTACCAGGAGGACGGCGGCGACGCGGCATCCTTCCTCGCCGAGGCCGTCGACATGGACGCGTTCATCGACGGCGTCGTCTCGACGATCGACGCGGTCAAGGCCGCCGGCAAGCACCGCAAGCAGGTCGACATCTCGTTCGACGAGTGGAACGTCTGGTACCAGCGCGGTCTCGACACCGAGGACCAGCCGCACATCGTCTCGGCGTCGAAGGAATGGCGTGCCCACCCGCGTCTGATCGAGGACACCTACAACGTCACCGACGCCGTCGTGGTCGGGACGTTCCTGCACAGCCTGCTGCGGCACGGCGACCGCGTGCGCATCGCCAACCAGGCGCAGCTGGTCAACGTGATCGCCCCCATCCGGTCGGAGGAGGGCGGGCCCGCGTGGCGGCAGTCGATCTTCTGGCCGTTCGCGCGCATGTCGCAGCTCGCCCAGGGCCGTGTGCTTCGACTCGCGATCGACTCGGACCAGACCCCGACGGCGAAGTTCGGCGATGTGGATGTCGTCGACGCCGCCGCCACCTGGGACGAGTCGACCGGCCGCGTCGCGCTGTTCGTCGCGAACCGCTCACTCGACGCCGAGACCGAGGTGTCGCTCGAACTGCGCGGGCTCGGGGCGTCGAGCGTCGTCTCGGCCGAGGTGCTGACGGTGCCCCAGGGCGGCGACCGGCGTTCGGCGAACACCGAGGCGGACCAGGATGACGTCGGCCTCGTGCCCCTGCGCGGCGTCGGTCTCGACGACGGCACGCTGCGGGCGACCCTGCCCGCCCTTTCATGGGCGGTCATCGTGCTCGACACCGCCCGCGCCTGA
- a CDS encoding TetR/AcrR family transcriptional regulator: MPSTADRRRGRPPAHEQAARDARIVAVAARLFVDVGFHAASLDTIAQEAGVTKRTIYERIGDKSALLRAAVTDVHGYLDVAARDLRQACTLVAAALFADRAVGLHRAAVAVALDDPAISHAFYDAGPVAAQRYLAAHLGGDERRAEHLFAALLGEPHRRRLLGIDPEPTGAALDAHVTAVLERFV; this comes from the coding sequence ATGCCCTCGACCGCAGACCGGCGTCGCGGCCGGCCACCCGCCCATGAGCAGGCGGCGCGCGACGCCCGCATCGTCGCCGTCGCGGCTCGGCTGTTCGTCGACGTCGGCTTCCACGCCGCTTCGCTCGACACGATCGCGCAGGAGGCAGGCGTGACCAAGCGCACCATCTACGAGCGGATCGGCGACAAGTCGGCGCTGCTCCGCGCGGCGGTGACCGACGTCCACGGCTACCTCGACGTCGCGGCACGCGACCTCCGGCAGGCCTGCACGCTCGTCGCAGCGGCGCTCTTCGCCGACCGGGCCGTCGGGCTGCACCGCGCGGCCGTCGCAGTCGCCCTGGACGACCCCGCGATCTCACACGCGTTCTACGACGCGGGCCCCGTCGCTGCGCAGCGATACCTGGCCGCGCATCTGGGCGGCGACGAGCGCCGCGCAGAGCATCTCTTCGCGGCTCTCCTCGGCGAACCGCACCGCCGGCGCCTCCTCGGCATCGACCCCGAGCCGACGGGCGCGGCGCTGGACGCCCACGTGACCGCCGTGCTCGAGCGCTTCGTCTGA
- a CDS encoding DUF952 domain-containing protein, which produces MDEIVCHIAIADDWGMSRKFGEYEVATRGVPWEPGGYIRACDPGDVAAVVATVYADVRLPLLRIDCSVEGLARNGVEVTRVDGRPRIHGPIPMNADAVVGEHPLTA; this is translated from the coding sequence ATGGACGAGATCGTCTGTCACATCGCGATCGCCGACGACTGGGGCATGAGCCGCAAGTTCGGCGAGTACGAGGTCGCGACGCGCGGCGTGCCGTGGGAGCCGGGCGGGTACATCCGAGCCTGCGATCCGGGCGACGTCGCCGCGGTCGTCGCGACCGTCTACGCCGACGTGCGACTGCCGCTGCTGCGGATCGACTGCAGCGTCGAGGGGCTCGCCCGCAACGGCGTCGAGGTCACGAGGGTCGACGGACGGCCCCGCATCCACGGGCCCATCCCGATGAACGCGGATGCCGTCGTCGGCGAGCATCCACTCACGGCCTGA
- a CDS encoding aminotransferase class III-fold pyridoxal phosphate-dependent enzyme, which yields MTFADHHPTPDAREAGAPVHVLAGKPPLLPVMVATGDGAWMTDVEGRRYLDLTGDPALTFGHRHPALLAVATEQLGRLTARSAVVADDRTDGFADALAAVLGAEAVLPAASGPDALRAAVEIALGAGERGNVVVAAGSHPEFAASGAATVPFGDIDALVAALDGTVGAVVLEPVQAAAGVIAAPAGYLAAARRACADRGVILILDETRSGLGRLGDTVALGGEGEAPDLRVIGPALGGGIIPVAAVVGSRALLGEATAPVPVSPLASAIAHRVVEMLEAGELQNRARALAEHLAARIEVLVGAGAVGVRTAGVWAGVDVDPEVVTAAEVARRLVARGLLVDVVGDATVVLAPPLVVRATELDWAIEQLRVVLAA from the coding sequence ATGACGTTCGCCGACCACCACCCGACGCCCGATGCACGCGAGGCGGGAGCCCCTGTGCATGTCCTCGCGGGAAAGCCGCCCCTGCTGCCGGTCATGGTCGCGACGGGCGACGGGGCGTGGATGACCGACGTCGAGGGGCGTCGCTACCTCGACCTGACCGGCGACCCGGCGCTCACCTTCGGGCATCGGCATCCCGCCCTGCTCGCCGTCGCGACCGAGCAGCTCGGGCGGTTGACGGCGAGGAGCGCGGTCGTCGCCGACGACCGTACGGACGGATTCGCCGACGCGCTCGCTGCCGTGCTCGGCGCTGAGGCGGTGCTTCCGGCTGCCTCCGGGCCCGACGCGCTCCGAGCCGCCGTCGAGATCGCGCTCGGCGCGGGGGAGCGGGGGAACGTCGTCGTCGCGGCCGGCTCGCACCCCGAGTTCGCGGCATCCGGCGCGGCCACGGTGCCCTTCGGTGACATCGACGCTCTCGTCGCGGCGCTGGACGGCACCGTCGGCGCCGTCGTCCTCGAACCCGTCCAGGCCGCAGCAGGAGTCATCGCCGCGCCCGCGGGCTATCTCGCGGCCGCGCGACGGGCGTGCGCCGACCGCGGGGTCATCCTGATCCTCGACGAGACGCGCAGCGGCCTCGGCCGGCTCGGCGACACCGTCGCGCTCGGCGGGGAGGGCGAGGCCCCCGATCTCCGGGTGATCGGGCCGGCGCTCGGCGGAGGCATCATTCCCGTCGCTGCCGTCGTCGGAAGCCGAGCGCTGCTCGGTGAAGCAACGGCACCGGTGCCGGTGTCTCCGCTCGCGAGCGCCATCGCGCACCGCGTGGTCGAGATGCTCGAGGCGGGCGAGCTGCAGAACCGGGCCCGCGCGCTCGCCGAGCACCTGGCCGCGCGGATCGAGGTGCTCGTGGGAGCCGGGGCCGTCGGCGTCCGCACCGCGGGTGTCTGGGCGGGCGTCGACGTCGACCCCGAGGTCGTGACGGCGGCCGAGGTCGCTCGGCGACTCGTCGCGCGCGGCCTGCTGGTCGACGTCGTGGGTGACGCGACGGTCGTGCTGGCTCCGCCGCTGGTCGTCCGGGCGACCGAGCTCGACTGGGCGATCGAGCAGCTGCGGGTCGTGCTCGCGGCCTGA
- a CDS encoding carbohydrate ABC transporter permease — MSAATASSTATRAVVAPGVGPDPRSRKPGQRRFSAINVVAFIALALMAIGWLLPFLWAVATAFKTETDAASGAGGWVGESGPTTEAFTSILSQGNVWIWAGNSLWTSVVITLLTVAISAVAAYAFSRLEFRGKKLLYGAVIASIVIPPQVLIIPLFYEMLAFNLVDTPWGLILPQVVAPAMVFILKKFFDQVPIELEDAARVDGAGRFRVFWSIVLPLSRPILGAVAIFVFIGAWNNFLWPFLIINDTTLMTLPVGLQTVISAYGVQYAQVMAQAVLASVPLIVVFLVFQKQIVRGVATTGFGGQ, encoded by the coding sequence ATGAGCGCCGCCACCGCCAGCTCCACGGCCACGCGCGCCGTCGTCGCCCCGGGGGTCGGCCCCGATCCGCGGAGCCGCAAGCCCGGTCAGCGCCGATTCAGCGCGATCAACGTCGTCGCCTTCATCGCCCTCGCCCTCATGGCGATCGGCTGGCTGCTGCCGTTCCTGTGGGCGGTCGCCACCGCCTTCAAGACCGAGACCGACGCCGCATCGGGTGCCGGCGGCTGGGTGGGCGAGAGCGGGCCCACGACCGAGGCCTTCACCTCGATCCTCTCGCAGGGCAACGTCTGGATCTGGGCCGGCAACAGCCTCTGGACCTCCGTCGTGATCACCCTCCTCACCGTCGCGATCTCGGCCGTCGCCGCCTACGCGTTCTCGCGGCTGGAGTTCCGCGGCAAGAAGCTGCTCTACGGCGCGGTCATCGCCTCGATCGTCATCCCGCCGCAGGTGCTGATCATCCCGCTCTTCTACGAGATGCTCGCCTTCAACCTCGTCGACACCCCGTGGGGCCTGATCCTGCCGCAGGTGGTCGCCCCGGCGATGGTGTTCATCCTCAAGAAGTTCTTCGACCAGGTGCCGATCGAGCTCGAGGATGCCGCGCGGGTCGACGGCGCCGGACGCTTCCGGGTGTTCTGGTCGATCGTGCTGCCGCTGTCGCGGCCCATCCTCGGCGCCGTCGCGATCTTCGTGTTCATCGGCGCGTGGAACAACTTCCTCTGGCCGTTCCTCATCATCAACGACACGACCCTCATGACCCTGCCGGTGGGACTCCAGACCGTCATCAGCGCTTACGGCGTGCAGTACGCGCAGGTGATGGCCCAGGCCGTGCTCGCCTCCGTGCCGCTGATCGTCGTCTTCCTGGTGTTCCAGAAGCAGATCGTCCGCGGCGTCGCCACGACCGGCTTCGGCGGTCAGTGA
- a CDS encoding proline dehydrogenase family protein encodes MSDTVSSGTTPPGFPADDPLAQQAVALAQKWVHTSADFPADAAAQRLAGVLRDPNGLPFTIGFVDGVMRPESVTAAATRLHHVAPLVPEFLPWYLRGAVRIGGAVAPMLPTPVVPIARTALREMVGHLVVDARPHKLGPAIARIRESGARLNLNLLGEAVLGEDEARRRLEGIHELIRRPDVDYVSVKVSAIVSRISMWAFDEVVADVVERLLPLYLSAAEDGTFINLDMEEYRDLDLTIAVFTRILEDERLRGLEAGIVLQAYLPDAADALDELTAWAQARVAAGGSRIKVRLVKGANLAMERVDATVHGWPLATHASKLDADAMYLRCLDRALRPERSAAVRLGVAGHNLFDIAYAWLLAGERGVRDDIEIEMLLGMAQGQVAAVTNDVGHVLLYVPVVRPDEFDVAISYLVRRLEENASSENFLSAAFDLATDASLFERERDRFLASLERAVDPALPSGPNRTQDRTLTLRSLAPQRITRDPAEGDDGLTQAVLGIADAAGRPNDTTALEQRDDVLFGGEHFVETAVYAPRETRRAPALGAPGFSNTPDSDPALAVNREWARRILSRIAGSTAGDETIAAARVDDAETLDEIVARVGAAASAWGAMPAADRSAVLLAASRALESRRAELIEVAASETGKVLAEADVEVSEAVDFAAYYAATARELDRVSGAVFQPASVTVVTPPWNFPLAIPAGGVLAALAAGSGVVFKPAPQARRCAAVVAEALWDAGVPRDLLALVDIDEGDLGRRLITHPSVDRVILTGSWETAALFRSWRPELPLLAETSGKNAIIVMPSADLDLAAADLIKSAFGHAGQKCSAASLAILVGPVGRSKRFARQLVDATRSLRVGPPTDPRSEVGPVIEPPQGKLEWALTSLEDGERWLVEPRRLDLGDDTEGRFWSPGVKVGVSPGSRTHLEEFFGPVLGVMHARTLEDAIELQNAVAYGLTAGLHTQDAADLATWLERVEAGNLYVNRGITGAIVQRQPFGGWKRSSVGAGTKAGGPNYLIGLGSWRASSGSASSTLHLRGLDSRITTIIESAQPTLDYESFEWLRRGALSDAVAWDREFGQVRDVSGLGVERNLFRYRPVDVAVRASSDATWQAVLRVIVAGVRAGSAVTLSSPVGLPADVRRALGEVDISVSVETDGEWLQRIAAANRRPGRIRLVGSRDTVAELRTAVAGATEGDPDVAVYADEVTTAGRIELLPFVHEQSITITAHRFGNPDDWSEAVI; translated from the coding sequence ATGTCCGACACCGTTTCGTCCGGCACCACCCCGCCGGGCTTCCCCGCCGACGATCCCCTCGCCCAACAGGCGGTGGCTTTGGCCCAGAAATGGGTGCACACGTCGGCCGACTTCCCTGCGGATGCCGCAGCGCAGCGCCTCGCCGGAGTCCTTCGCGACCCGAACGGCCTGCCGTTCACGATCGGCTTCGTCGATGGCGTCATGCGCCCCGAGAGCGTGACCGCCGCCGCGACCCGCCTGCACCACGTCGCCCCCCTCGTCCCGGAGTTCCTGCCGTGGTACCTCCGCGGCGCTGTGCGCATCGGCGGCGCCGTCGCCCCGATGCTGCCGACCCCGGTCGTGCCCATCGCCCGCACGGCGCTGCGCGAGATGGTCGGTCACCTCGTCGTCGACGCGCGACCGCACAAGCTCGGCCCGGCGATCGCCCGGATCCGCGAATCCGGTGCCCGCCTCAACCTCAATCTCCTCGGTGAGGCCGTGCTGGGCGAAGACGAAGCCCGGCGACGCCTCGAGGGCATCCACGAGCTGATCCGCCGGCCCGACGTCGACTACGTCTCGGTCAAGGTCTCCGCGATCGTCAGCCGCATCTCGATGTGGGCGTTCGACGAGGTCGTCGCCGACGTGGTCGAGCGGCTGCTTCCGCTGTACCTGAGCGCGGCCGAAGACGGCACCTTCATCAACCTCGACATGGAGGAGTACCGCGACCTCGATCTCACGATCGCCGTCTTCACCCGCATCCTCGAGGACGAGCGGCTCCGGGGGCTCGAGGCCGGCATCGTGCTGCAGGCCTACCTGCCCGACGCCGCCGACGCGCTCGACGAGCTGACGGCGTGGGCGCAGGCCCGCGTCGCCGCGGGCGGAAGCCGCATCAAGGTGCGACTGGTCAAGGGCGCGAACCTCGCGATGGAGCGCGTCGACGCCACCGTCCACGGCTGGCCGCTGGCGACCCACGCGAGCAAGCTCGACGCCGACGCGATGTACCTCCGCTGCCTCGATCGCGCCCTGCGGCCCGAGCGCAGTGCGGCGGTGCGCCTGGGTGTCGCCGGACACAACCTGTTCGACATCGCCTACGCCTGGCTGCTCGCCGGTGAGCGCGGGGTGCGTGACGACATCGAGATCGAGATGCTGCTCGGTATGGCTCAGGGCCAGGTCGCGGCGGTGACGAACGACGTCGGCCACGTGCTGCTCTATGTGCCGGTCGTGCGGCCCGACGAGTTCGACGTGGCGATCAGCTACCTCGTCCGCCGCCTCGAGGAGAACGCCTCGAGCGAGAACTTCCTGTCGGCCGCGTTCGATCTCGCCACCGACGCGAGCCTGTTCGAGCGCGAACGCGACCGGTTCCTCGCCTCGCTCGAGCGCGCGGTCGACCCGGCTCTGCCGAGCGGACCGAACCGCACGCAGGACCGCACGCTGACCCTGCGCTCTCTCGCGCCGCAGCGCATCACGCGCGACCCTGCCGAGGGCGACGACGGTCTGACCCAGGCCGTGCTCGGCATCGCCGACGCGGCTGGTCGCCCGAACGACACGACGGCCCTCGAGCAGCGCGACGACGTCCTCTTCGGGGGCGAGCATTTCGTCGAGACGGCGGTGTACGCGCCCCGCGAGACGCGGCGGGCGCCGGCGCTCGGAGCTCCCGGCTTCTCGAACACGCCCGACTCCGACCCCGCGCTCGCGGTCAATCGGGAGTGGGCCCGCCGCATCCTCTCGCGCATCGCCGGCAGCACGGCCGGCGACGAGACGATCGCCGCGGCCCGGGTCGACGACGCCGAGACGCTCGATGAGATCGTGGCGCGCGTCGGCGCGGCGGCATCCGCCTGGGGTGCGATGCCCGCGGCCGACCGCAGCGCCGTGCTGCTGGCGGCCTCGCGCGCGCTCGAGTCGCGCCGGGCCGAGCTGATCGAGGTCGCCGCGTCGGAGACCGGCAAGGTGCTCGCCGAAGCAGATGTCGAGGTCAGCGAGGCGGTCGACTTCGCCGCCTACTACGCCGCGACGGCCCGCGAGCTCGATCGGGTGAGCGGCGCCGTGTTCCAGCCGGCGTCGGTCACGGTGGTCACCCCGCCGTGGAACTTCCCGCTCGCGATCCCGGCCGGCGGTGTGCTCGCGGCCCTCGCGGCGGGATCGGGCGTCGTCTTCAAGCCCGCCCCGCAGGCCCGTCGCTGCGCGGCGGTCGTCGCCGAGGCGCTGTGGGATGCCGGGGTGCCCCGCGACCTCCTCGCGCTCGTCGACATCGACGAAGGCGATCTCGGTCGCCGCCTGATCACCCATCCGTCGGTCGATCGCGTCATCCTCACCGGCTCGTGGGAGACGGCGGCCCTGTTCCGGTCGTGGCGGCCCGAGCTGCCGCTGCTGGCCGAGACCAGCGGCAAGAACGCCATCATCGTCATGCCCTCGGCCGATCTCGATCTCGCCGCCGCCGACCTGATCAAGAGCGCGTTCGGTCACGCCGGACAGAAGTGCTCCGCGGCGTCGCTGGCGATCCTCGTGGGGCCGGTCGGTCGGTCCAAGCGCTTCGCACGCCAGCTGGTCGACGCGACGCGTTCGCTGCGGGTCGGCCCGCCGACCGACCCGCGCAGCGAGGTCGGGCCGGTCATCGAGCCGCCGCAGGGCAAGCTCGAGTGGGCGCTCACCTCGCTCGAAGACGGCGAGCGGTGGCTCGTCGAGCCGCGCCGTCTCGACCTCGGCGACGACACCGAAGGACGCTTCTGGTCGCCGGGCGTCAAGGTCGGGGTGAGCCCGGGATCGCGCACGCACCTCGAGGAGTTCTTCGGGCCGGTGCTCGGCGTCATGCACGCCCGCACGCTCGAAGACGCGATCGAACTGCAGAACGCAGTCGCCTACGGGCTGACCGCGGGGCTTCACACGCAGGATGCCGCCGACCTCGCGACGTGGCTCGAGCGGGTCGAGGCGGGCAACCTGTACGTCAACCGCGGCATCACCGGCGCCATCGTCCAGCGGCAGCCCTTCGGCGGTTGGAAGCGGTCATCTGTGGGCGCGGGTACGAAGGCCGGCGGACCGAACTACCTCATCGGTCTCGGATCGTGGCGCGCCTCGAGCGGGTCGGCATCCAGCACGCTCCACCTGCGCGGTCTCGACTCGCGGATCACGACCATCATCGAGTCGGCCCAGCCCACGCTCGACTACGAGTCGTTCGAATGGCTGCGGCGGGGCGCGCTCTCGGATGCCGTCGCCTGGGACCGCGAGTTCGGTCAGGTGCGCGACGTGTCGGGTCTCGGCGTCGAGCGGAACCTGTTCCGCTACCGGCCCGTCGACGTCGCGGTCAGAGCGTCGTCCGACGCGACCTGGCAGGCGGTGCTGCGCGTGATCGTCGCGGGCGTGCGGGCCGGATCGGCGGTGACGCTGAGCTCGCCGGTGGGTCTTCCTGCCGACGTGCGGCGCGCGCTCGGCGAGGTCGACATCTCGGTGTCGGTGGAGACGGACGGCGAATGGCTGCAGCGCATCGCCGCGGCGAATCGCCGCCCGGGCCGTATCCGCCTGGTCGGCTCGCGCGACACGGTGGCCGAGCTGCGGACGGCGGTCGCGGGGGCGACCGAGGGTGATCCGGATGTCGCCGTCTACGCCGACGAGGTCACGACGGCGGGTCGCATCGAGCTGCTGCCGTTCGTGCACGAGCAGTCGATCACGATCACGGCGCACCGTTTCGGAAACCCCGACGACTGGTCCGAGGCGGTCATCTGA
- a CDS encoding aldo/keto reductase, with protein MQQRTLGPFTVSAIGLGGMPVSMNNDKQIPDREDAVATVHAALDAGVTLLDTADIYAPSWDTMGHNEEIMAEALATWSGDRSQIVVATKGGITRSEGEKWGRDGSLDYLRKAVEASLRALRVDVIDLYQYHRPDRWMVYGEVMENLKTLQQEGKIRAVGISNASVEEIEIAEQVLGEGNLTSVQNEFSPRHPGSYDELRYCVDRGIAFLPWSPLGGTGGGARSIGERFAAFGEVARAHDVSPQQVVLAWELGLGDTVIPIPGARRAESIIDSAKAVHLELSGDERARLSRSVGIDA; from the coding sequence ATGCAGCAGCGCACCCTCGGACCGTTCACCGTCTCGGCCATCGGCCTGGGCGGGATGCCCGTCTCGATGAACAACGACAAGCAGATCCCCGACCGCGAGGATGCCGTCGCGACGGTCCACGCCGCACTCGACGCGGGCGTCACCCTGCTCGACACGGCGGACATCTACGCCCCGAGCTGGGACACGATGGGCCACAACGAGGAGATCATGGCCGAGGCCCTGGCCACGTGGAGCGGCGATCGGTCTCAGATCGTCGTAGCGACCAAGGGCGGGATCACTCGCAGCGAGGGCGAGAAGTGGGGTCGGGACGGCTCGCTCGACTATCTCCGGAAGGCCGTCGAGGCGTCGCTCCGCGCTCTCCGCGTCGATGTGATCGACCTCTACCAGTACCACCGGCCCGACCGCTGGATGGTCTACGGCGAGGTGATGGAGAACCTCAAGACCCTGCAGCAGGAGGGCAAGATCCGCGCGGTCGGCATCTCGAACGCGAGCGTCGAGGAGATCGAGATCGCCGAGCAGGTGCTCGGCGAGGGCAACCTCACGAGCGTGCAGAACGAGTTCTCGCCGCGGCATCCGGGCAGCTACGACGAGCTGCGGTACTGCGTCGACCGCGGGATCGCCTTCCTCCCCTGGAGCCCCCTGGGCGGCACGGGCGGCGGAGCGCGGTCGATCGGCGAGCGCTTCGCCGCCTTCGGCGAGGTCGCCCGCGCCCACGACGTGAGCCCGCAGCAGGTCGTGCTGGCATGGGAGCTGGGGCTGGGCGACACCGTCATCCCCATCCCGGGAGCCCGTCGGGCGGAGTCGATCATCGACAGCGCGAAGGCCGTCCACCTCGAGCTCTCGGGCGACGAGCGCGCGCGCCTGTCGCGGTCGGTCGGCATCGACGCCTGA
- a CDS encoding carbohydrate ABC transporter permease, producing the protein MTLDTGSGRAGLADTAATRAIVTGDRTGRHRHVGDRGEQRIAWTFLAPFLAAFLLFLVWPLLHGLYLSFTDQSLTGAGGSFIGIANYVEALGDPVMWQSLGNTAWFTVLSTVPLVVIALVMALLVQRGLPGQWLWRMSFFMPYLLASTVISQIWVWIFNPQIGAANGILEAFGLEPIAWLQNPDTNMLAIVVATVWWTIGFNFLLYLAALQNIPETQYEAASIDGAGEWRKLFSITIPQLGQVTVLIVILQVLASLKLFDQAYQMLGGIASETTRSIVQYIYESGFVGYRFGYSAAISYVFFAVIVLIGVIQALATRRRKEHS; encoded by the coding sequence ATGACCCTCGACACCGGATCCGGGCGCGCCGGACTCGCCGACACCGCCGCGACGCGCGCGATCGTCACCGGCGACCGCACGGGACGGCACCGGCACGTCGGCGACCGCGGCGAGCAGCGCATCGCCTGGACCTTCCTCGCGCCGTTCCTCGCCGCCTTCCTCCTCTTCCTCGTGTGGCCGCTGCTGCACGGGCTCTACCTCAGCTTCACCGACCAGTCGCTCACGGGCGCCGGTGGCTCGTTCATCGGCATCGCGAACTACGTCGAGGCCCTCGGCGATCCCGTCATGTGGCAGTCGCTGGGCAACACCGCCTGGTTCACGGTGCTCTCGACCGTGCCGCTGGTCGTGATCGCCCTCGTCATGGCGCTCCTCGTGCAACGCGGCCTGCCCGGGCAGTGGCTCTGGCGAATGTCGTTCTTCATGCCCTACCTGCTGGCCTCGACCGTGATCTCGCAGATCTGGGTGTGGATCTTCAACCCGCAGATCGGCGCGGCCAACGGCATCCTCGAGGCGTTCGGGCTCGAGCCGATCGCGTGGCTGCAGAACCCCGACACCAACATGCTCGCGATCGTCGTCGCGACGGTGTGGTGGACGATCGGCTTCAACTTCCTGCTCTACCTCGCGGCCCTCCAGAACATCCCCGAGACCCAGTACGAGGCCGCATCCATCGACGGTGCGGGGGAGTGGCGCAAGCTCTTCTCGATCACGATCCCGCAGCTCGGGCAGGTCACCGTGCTGATCGTCATCCTGCAGGTGCTGGCTTCGCTGAAGCTGTTCGATCAGGCGTACCAGATGCTCGGAGGCATCGCGAGCGAGACGACCCGCTCGATCGTGCAGTACATCTACGAGTCCGGGTTCGTCGGGTACCGCTTCGGCTACTCGGCAGCGATCTCGTACGTCTTCTTCGCCGTGATCGTCCTGATCGGCGTCATCCAGGCCCTCGCCACCCGTCGCCGGAAGGAGCACTCATGA
- a CDS encoding acyl-CoA thioesterase produces MNVWLRTLLTIWRAKRQLRRNGPRPLMAVGRVELRTLPTDIDLLGHMNNGRYASLFDLGRFDLLVRNGIWDTFQEKGWYGVVASSTITFRKSLNLWQRFTIETRLHGHDDKSVYMVHRAVVRGEVYAEMLVRSRFLRRTGGIVPLDELFAVLGRRDDLPALEPWMTEWATATALPSTRAEAPSIWD; encoded by the coding sequence GTGAACGTGTGGCTCCGGACCCTGCTGACGATCTGGCGAGCGAAGCGACAGCTGCGCAGGAACGGCCCGCGACCGCTCATGGCGGTCGGCCGGGTGGAGCTGCGGACGCTGCCCACCGACATCGACCTGCTCGGGCACATGAACAACGGGCGGTACGCCTCGCTGTTCGACCTCGGCCGGTTCGACCTGCTGGTGCGCAACGGCATCTGGGACACCTTCCAGGAGAAGGGCTGGTACGGCGTCGTCGCCAGCAGCACCATCACCTTCCGCAAGTCGCTCAACCTCTGGCAGCGGTTCACGATCGAGACGCGCCTGCACGGGCACGACGACAAGTCGGTGTACATGGTGCACCGTGCCGTGGTGCGCGGCGAGGTCTACGCCGAGATGCTCGTTCGGTCACGGTTCCTCCGCCGTACGGGCGGTATCGTGCCGCTCGACGAGCTCTTCGCGGTGCTCGGCCGCCGCGATGACCTGCCCGCGCTCGAGCCGTGGATGACCGAGTGGGCCACCGCCACGGCTCTGCCCTCGACGCGCGCCGAGGCCCCCAGCATCTGGGACTGA